One region of Solanum pennellii chromosome 6, SPENNV200 genomic DNA includes:
- the LOC114077552 gene encoding uncharacterized protein LOC114077552 codes for MHTPHSIHEHNKGLDNLEDQEEIDKDECAINEEDDIDCSTKGLSKQKKVRGQTTCKNIHARNLEEREEVTFDKGQEVGPTGKIVSELTNFIGTIARNPRFISLMYIT; via the exons ATGCATACTCCTCATTCTATTCATGAACATAATAAAGGATTGGATAATCTAGAGGATCAAGAAGAAATCGACAAGGATGAGTGTGCTATAAACGAGGAAGATGACATTGATTGTAGTACAAAAG GTTTATCGAAGCAGAAAAAGGTTCGAGGACAAACAACATGTAAGAATATTCATGcaagaaatttggaagaaagGGAGGAGGTGACATTTGATAAAGGACAAGAAGTTGGTCCCACTGGTAAGATAGTGTCGGAATTAACCAATTTTATTGGAACAATTGCAAGGAATCCTAGATTCATCAGCTTGATGTACATTACTTGA